One genomic segment of Equus przewalskii isolate Varuska chromosome 13, EquPr2, whole genome shotgun sequence includes these proteins:
- the ARL10 gene encoding ADP-ribosylation factor-like protein 10 — translation MAPRPLSPLVLALGGAAAVLGSVLFILWKAYFGRGSERRWDRGEAWWGAEPARLPEWDEWDPEDEEDEEPALEELEQREVLVLGLDGSGKSTFLRVLSGKPPLEGHIPTWGFNSVRLPTKDFEVDLLEIGGSQNLRFYWKEFVNEVDVLVFMVDSADRLRLPWARQELHKLLDKDPDLPVVVVANKQDLSEAMSMVELQQELGLQAINSQREVFLVAASIAPAGPGFEDPGSVQIWKLLLELLS, via the exons ATGGCGCCTCGGCCGCTGAGCCCCTTGGTGCTGGCGCTGGGCGGCGCCGCGGCCGTGCTGGGCTCGGTGCTCTTCATCCTCTGGAAGGCCTACTTCGGCCGCGGAAGCGAGCGGCGCTGGGACCGGGGCGAGGCCTGGTGGGGCGCGGAGCCTGCCCGCCTCCCCGAGTGGGACGAGTGGGAC CCCGAGGACGAGGAGGACGAGGAGCCGGCGCTGGAGGAGTTGGAGCAGCGCGAGGTGCTGGTGCTGGGGCTGGATGGCTCCGGGAAAAGCACGTTCCTGCGCGTGCTGTCTGGGAAGCCACCGCTGGAAGGCCACATCCCCACCTGGGGCTTCAACTCCGTGCGGTTGCCCACCAAGGACTTCGAGGTGGACCTGCTAGAGA TCGGTGGCAGCCAGAACCTGCGCTTCTACTGGAAGGAGTTTGTGAATGAAGTGGACGTGCTGGTGTTCATGGTGGACTCGGCTGACCGGCTGCGGCTGCCCTGGGCCAGGCAGGAGCTGCACAAGCTGCTAGACAAGGACCCTGACCTGCCTGTCGTCGTGGTGGCCAACAAGCAG GACCTGAGTGAGGCCATGAGTATGGTGGAGCTGCAGCAGGAGCTGGGCCTGCAGGCTATCAATAGCCAGAGGGAGGTTTTCCTCGTGGCAGCCAGCATTGCTCCTGCGGGACCCGGCTTTGAAGACCCTGGCAGCGTGCAAATCTGGAAACTGCTCTTGGAGCTTCTCTCCTAG